One genomic segment of Hevea brasiliensis isolate MT/VB/25A 57/8 chromosome 3, ASM3005281v1, whole genome shotgun sequence includes these proteins:
- the LOC131178386 gene encoding uncharacterized protein LOC131178386: MESMMESFLAAQQQQNEMIKQLASRMDQLTTHNKLLENQIAQQASSSSKTAGKLPSQSEMNPREHCKAVTLRSRRILEQSKEELTERTSDKSENQTEEKKEKAKVNQEEEARKKKKLLEPYQLPLPFPQRFWKAKLDKHFGKFLEVLQKLYINIPFIEGLSQIPSYAELLKDILSKKRRLEDYETIALTEECSAI; the protein is encoded by the coding sequence atggaatccatgatggaaagctTCCTAGCAGCCCAACAACAGCAAAATGAAATGATCAAACAGCTAGCttctagaatggaccaacttaCCACCCACAACAAGttgcttgaaaatcaaattgctcagcaagcaagcTCTTCAAGCAAAACTGCTGGTAAGCTACCTAGTCAATCCGAGATGAACCCAAGAGAGcactgtaaggcagttacattgaggagtaGAAGAATTTTAGAACAGTCAAAGGAAGAACTAACTGAGAGAACCTCTGATAAATCTGAAAACCAAACAgaggagaaaaaggaaaaagCTAAAGTGAAtcaagaagaggaagcaaggaagaaaaagaagctacTAGAACCATATCAGCTTCCTCTACCCTTTCCTCAGAGATTCtggaaagccaaattggacaagcacttTGGAAAGTTtctagaagttttacagaaactctaTATAAACATTCCTTTTATAGAAGGACTCTCTCAAATACCATCTTATGCCGAGCTCCTCAAAGAcattttatcaaagaaaagaaggCTAGAGGACTATGAGACTATTGCTcttacagaggaatgcagtgccatataa